From Pseudoleptotrichia goodfellowii, a single genomic window includes:
- the coaD gene encoding pantetheine-phosphate adenylyltransferase, whose product MIKTALYPGSFDPITSGHVDIIKRSANLFDKLIIGIFKNSSKTKAWFSDEEKVEMIKEVLKNENINAEVKIFNGLLVDFISKEKVDILIRGLRALSDYEYELQFTLTNKTLAKSEFETIFLSASRKYLYLSSSLVKEIAQNYGDLRTFVPENVEKKLIEKVKQMEL is encoded by the coding sequence ATGATTAAGACAGCACTTTATCCCGGAAGTTTTGATCCTATAACAAGCGGGCATGTGGATATAATAAAAAGATCGGCTAATTTATTTGACAAACTGATAATAGGGATTTTTAAAAATTCTTCAAAGACGAAAGCGTGGTTTTCAGATGAAGAAAAAGTGGAAATGATAAAAGAAGTTTTGAAAAATGAAAATATTAATGCCGAAGTAAAGATATTTAACGGATTACTTGTGGATTTTATATCCAAAGAGAAAGTGGATATTCTCATCAGAGGATTGAGAGCCCTTTCCGATTACGAGTATGAATTGCAGTTTACACTTACAAATAAAACTTTGGCAAAAAGTGAATTTGAAACTATATTTTTAAGTGCTTCAAGAAAATATTTATATTTAAGTTCCAGTCTTGTAAAAGAAATTGCACAAAATTACGGAGATTTGAGAACTTTTGTTCCTGAAAATGTAGAGAAAAAATTAATCGAGAAAGTAAAACAAATGGAGTTATAA
- a CDS encoding acyl carrier protein has product MLDKIKSIVAEQLGVDEDQVTEDASFIDDLGADSLDTVELIMAFEEEFDIEIPDEDAQKIKTVRDVMDYIESKQ; this is encoded by the coding sequence ATGCTGGATAAAATAAAATCAATAGTAGCAGAACAATTAGGAGTGGATGAAGATCAAGTTACTGAAGATGCATCATTTATTGATGATTTAGGGGCTGACTCTTTAGATACAGTTGAATTGATCATGGCATTTGAAGAAGAATTCGATATTGAAATACCTGATGAAGATGCACAAAAAATTAAAACTGTCAGAGATGTAATGGACTATATTGAATCAAAACAATAA
- the rnc gene encoding ribonuclease III yields the protein MKIKNVEELMEKIDYKFRNESYLKEALTHRSFSNEHEKSKNFDNEKLEFLGDAVLNLITTEYIYNLGKGKNEGELAKLKSQIISEPVFSAIAAEIGLGDYLYLSNGEESSGGRKRKSILGDAFEALIGAVFLDSDYYTAKNTALKFLPDKINNLEDIEGIIDYKTVLQEVFQSKYKKMPEYEILDTKGPDHNKVFEISVKLNNKIIGIGRGKSKKEAEKRAAKEAIEFIENKKRIQKI from the coding sequence ATGAAGATTAAAAATGTTGAAGAATTAATGGAAAAGATAGATTATAAATTCAGAAATGAAAGTTATTTGAAAGAAGCTCTCACACATCGCTCTTTTTCCAATGAACATGAAAAGTCCAAAAATTTTGACAATGAAAAACTGGAATTTTTAGGAGATGCGGTTTTAAATCTGATAACGACTGAATATATATATAATTTGGGAAAAGGTAAAAATGAAGGAGAACTGGCTAAACTTAAAAGTCAGATAATAAGTGAGCCTGTATTTTCTGCAATCGCAGCAGAAATAGGATTGGGAGACTATCTGTATTTAAGTAACGGAGAAGAAAGTTCGGGAGGAAGGAAAAGAAAATCTATTTTGGGAGATGCTTTTGAAGCATTAATCGGAGCGGTTTTTTTGGATTCCGATTATTATACTGCGAAGAATACGGCTTTGAAATTTTTACCTGATAAAATAAATAATCTGGAAGATATTGAAGGTATAATAGACTATAAAACTGTTTTGCAGGAAGTATTTCAAAGCAAATATAAAAAAATGCCGGAATATGAAATACTGGATACAAAAGGTCCCGATCATAATAAAGTTTTTGAAATTTCCGTAAAACTTAATAATAAAATAATCGGTATCGGAAGAGGAAAGAGTAAAAAAGAAGCTGAAAAAAGAGCAGCGAAAGAAGCAATAGAATTTATCGAAAACAAAAAAAGAATACAAAAAATATGA
- a CDS encoding DUF421 domain-containing protein: MSFIISMAIKLTIGFIALVLFMNLNGKGQLAPLSTGDQIGNYVLGGIIGGVIYNPAITVVQFLMVLLIWGLLMTSINFLKNTSTGVKNIIDGQIIVLAKDGKLITENFAKASMSVADFYTKLRMKGVYKVSDIEDAFMESNGQLTIIKKEDKFGMVLIAEGKIQENNLMHSGKDNEWLMEKLNRKGIENVEDVFLAEISDDDLFIINKE, translated from the coding sequence ATGTCTTTTATAATATCTATGGCAATAAAATTGACAATAGGATTTATTGCATTGGTTTTATTTATGAATCTTAACGGAAAAGGTCAGCTGGCTCCACTGTCTACGGGAGATCAGATAGGAAACTATGTTTTAGGAGGAATAATCGGAGGGGTTATTTATAATCCTGCAATAACGGTAGTTCAGTTTTTAATGGTTTTACTCATATGGGGATTACTTATGACTTCCATAAACTTTTTGAAAAATACAAGTACCGGAGTAAAAAATATAATCGACGGGCAAATAATAGTGTTGGCAAAGGACGGAAAACTTATAACCGAAAATTTTGCGAAAGCTAGTATGTCGGTTGCCGATTTTTATACGAAATTAAGAATGAAAGGTGTATATAAAGTTTCGGATATTGAAGATGCTTTTATGGAATCGAACGGTCAACTTACTATAATTAAGAAAGAAGATAAATTCGGTATGGTATTGATTGCTGAAGGAAAAATACAGGAAAATAATCTTATGCATTCGGGAAAAGACAATGAATGGCTTATGGAAAAGCTTAACAGAAAAGGTATAGAAAATGTAGAAGATGTATTTTTAGCAGAAATTTCAGACGATGATTTGTTTATTATAAATAAAGAATAA
- the radA gene encoding DNA repair protein RadA — translation MAAAKSSSKVKYICSECGYTSQKWLGKCPNCDSWGTFEEEIDIKKAFKNIESKEVSISKISEIEVEKEFRMVTQYEEFDRVLGGGLIKGEVVLITGSPGIGKSTFLLQLSEEYSKIGNVFYVSGEESPRQIKQRAERINVNSGNLYILNDTNIEKIESVILNDKPKVVVIDSIQTLYSENVNSVPGSVTQIRETTLKLIEIAKKNEISFYIVGHVTKDGKLAGPKLLEHMVDAVLQIEGEESNYYRIIRSIKNRYGSTNEISIFDMKENGISEVKNPSEFFISDREEKNIGSIIAPIFEGSRVFLFEIQSLLSTPNFGIPRRTVEGYDKNRVEILSAVLSRSLNIDVNSKDIYINIPGGIELKDRSSDLAVVFSLLSSVNKTPVSQKIAAIGELGLRGEVRKVSFIKNRINELEKLGFTGVYLPKSNKADLAKEKTKIKLNYISNISELVERMRI, via the coding sequence ATGGCAGCAGCAAAATCAAGTTCAAAGGTTAAATATATATGCTCGGAATGCGGGTATACTTCACAAAAATGGCTCGGAAAATGTCCGAATTGTGATTCGTGGGGAACTTTTGAAGAGGAAATTGATATAAAAAAAGCATTTAAAAATATAGAGTCGAAAGAAGTGTCTATAAGTAAAATTTCGGAAATAGAAGTGGAAAAAGAGTTCAGAATGGTTACTCAGTACGAAGAATTTGACAGGGTACTGGGAGGAGGTCTTATTAAAGGCGAAGTAGTTCTTATAACAGGGAGTCCGGGAATAGGGAAATCGACGTTTTTACTCCAATTATCCGAAGAATACTCAAAAATAGGAAATGTTTTTTATGTTTCGGGAGAGGAATCTCCAAGACAGATAAAACAGAGGGCTGAAAGAATAAACGTAAACAGCGGTAATTTGTATATTTTGAATGATACGAATATTGAAAAAATAGAAAGTGTAATATTAAATGACAAGCCGAAAGTAGTAGTTATCGACTCTATTCAGACACTGTATTCGGAAAATGTAAATTCTGTTCCGGGAAGTGTAACTCAGATTAGAGAAACTACATTGAAATTAATAGAGATTGCCAAAAAAAATGAAATTTCTTTTTATATCGTAGGGCATGTAACAAAGGATGGAAAACTTGCAGGACCGAAACTCCTTGAACATATGGTGGATGCAGTGTTGCAGATAGAAGGAGAAGAAAGCAATTATTACAGAATAATCAGATCAATAAAAAACAGATACGGTTCCACAAATGAAATTTCGATTTTTGATATGAAAGAAAACGGAATAAGTGAAGTTAAAAATCCTTCGGAATTTTTTATAAGCGACAGAGAAGAAAAAAATATAGGTAGTATAATAGCACCGATATTTGAAGGGAGCAGAGTATTTCTTTTTGAAATTCAGTCTCTTTTAAGTACACCGAATTTCGGTATTCCGAGAAGAACAGTGGAAGGCTATGATAAAAACAGAGTGGAAATCTTAAGTGCCGTGCTGTCGAGATCTTTAAATATTGATGTAAATTCCAAAGATATTTATATTAATATTCCCGGAGGGATAGAGCTGAAAGACAGAAGTTCAGACTTGGCGGTAGTATTTTCACTTTTGTCCTCAGTAAATAAAACTCCTGTAAGCCAGAAAATAGCTGCTATAGGAGAATTGGGATTAAGAGGAGAAGTAAGAAAAGTGTCGTTTATAAAAAATAGAATAAATGAATTGGAAAAGCTGGGATTTACGGGAGTTTATCTGCCTAAAAGCAATAAAGCCGATTTGGCTAAAGAAAAAACAAAAATAAAATTGAATTATATAAGTAATATCAGTGAGTTAGTTGAAAGGATGAGAATATGA
- a CDS encoding ABC transporter substrate-binding protein, with translation MKKIMRGVLLFGMLGGMSVSCGNNENGKVKETQQQEKVYKIGMSQIVDHPALNSAKQGFKDAIEKAGIKVEYDDKVANGEIPTQALIMQQFQADKKDLVYAITTPTSQAAKNKIKDIPVVIAAVTDPKGAGLEGVPNITGTSGAAPINENLELMRQLFPKAKKIGIIYNSSEQNSISELNNLKKLAPEKGFEVVDKSITNGTELVAAANILSKQVDIFYAIQDNTISSYFPTLLDILNKAKVPVFATNDVYSDRGGLISQGTTDYDIGYRAGEIAVEILKNGKKPSDIPIETMKKLRIEINKGNMELLGIKIPEEVLKQAVFTEDKKK, from the coding sequence ATGAAAAAAATTATGAGAGGTGTGCTGTTATTCGGTATGTTAGGAGGCATGTCGGTGTCATGCGGAAATAATGAAAATGGAAAGGTCAAAGAAACTCAGCAACAGGAAAAGGTTTATAAAATCGGAATGTCGCAAATAGTAGATCATCCGGCTTTAAACTCGGCAAAACAGGGATTTAAAGATGCAATTGAGAAAGCGGGAATCAAAGTGGAGTACGATGATAAAGTTGCTAACGGAGAGATACCTACACAGGCACTGATAATGCAACAATTTCAGGCAGATAAAAAAGATTTGGTTTATGCAATAACAACCCCTACATCACAGGCGGCAAAAAATAAGATTAAAGATATTCCTGTTGTCATAGCAGCAGTTACGGATCCTAAAGGTGCGGGATTGGAAGGTGTTCCGAATATAACAGGAACAAGCGGAGCTGCTCCGATTAATGAAAATCTTGAGTTGATGAGACAATTATTTCCGAAAGCAAAAAAAATCGGTATAATCTATAATTCATCTGAACAAAATTCAATTTCCGAATTGAATAATTTAAAAAAACTGGCTCCCGAAAAGGGATTTGAAGTGGTAGACAAGTCAATAACAAATGGAACGGAACTCGTTGCAGCAGCGAATATACTTTCAAAACAGGTCGATATTTTTTATGCAATACAGGATAATACAATTTCTTCCTATTTTCCTACATTGCTTGATATATTAAATAAGGCGAAAGTACCTGTATTTGCTACAAATGATGTTTATTCGGACAGAGGAGGACTTATTTCTCAAGGAACTACCGATTATGATATAGGATACAGAGCCGGAGAAATAGCAGTTGAAATATTGAAAAACGGTAAAAAACCTTCGGATATTCCTATAGAAACTATGAAAAAATTACGAATAGAAATAAATAAAGGAAATATGGAACTGTTAGGGATAAAAATTCCTGAAGAAGTATTGAAACAGGCTGTATTTACTGAAGATAAAAAGAAATAA
- the fabD gene encoding ACP S-malonyltransferase → MSKTAFVFPGQGTQYPGMIKKLYDESDDNTKKLIDEIFENIKDENVKKVLFEGSEEELKDTKYAQPAIALLSVIFTKLLKEKGINPDYVAGHSLGEYSSLYAAGVLNEKETLKLIAARGNIMSNAHVDGTMAAILGLPASEVEKICSEINGVIEAVNYNEPKQTVIAGEKEVIEKNSEIFKEKGAKRVIPLAVSGPFHSSLMKPVAEQLKEEFEKYSWKDLKVPVVANTTANILNSSDEIKEELYRQTFGPVKWVDTINKLSENGVTKIYEVGPGKVLAGLIKKINKEIEVINIENIENI, encoded by the coding sequence ATGTCCAAAACAGCTTTTGTATTTCCGGGACAGGGAACTCAGTATCCGGGAATGATAAAAAAATTATATGATGAATCTGATGATAATACTAAAAAACTGATAGATGAAATATTTGAAAATATCAAAGACGAAAATGTAAAAAAAGTTTTGTTTGAAGGAAGTGAGGAAGAACTGAAAGATACTAAATATGCTCAACCTGCAATAGCCTTGCTTTCGGTGATTTTCACAAAACTTTTAAAAGAAAAAGGAATAAATCCCGACTATGTGGCAGGACACAGCTTGGGAGAGTACAGTTCTTTATATGCTGCAGGAGTTCTTAATGAAAAAGAAACTTTAAAATTAATTGCGGCAAGAGGAAATATAATGAGTAATGCTCATGTAGACGGTACTATGGCTGCAATTTTAGGACTTCCTGCAAGTGAAGTTGAAAAAATATGTAGCGAAATAAACGGAGTAATTGAAGCAGTGAATTACAACGAACCTAAACAGACTGTAATCGCAGGAGAAAAAGAAGTTATAGAAAAAAATTCGGAAATTTTTAAAGAAAAAGGTGCTAAAAGAGTGATACCTTTGGCAGTGTCGGGACCTTTTCATTCTTCTCTTATGAAACCTGTTGCAGAGCAGTTAAAAGAAGAATTTGAAAAATATTCATGGAAAGATTTAAAAGTGCCTGTTGTTGCAAACACGACGGCAAATATACTGAACAGTTCCGATGAAATAAAGGAAGAACTTTACAGACAAACATTCGGTCCTGTAAAATGGGTGGACACAATAAATAAATTGTCTGAAAACGGAGTTACAAAAATTTATGAAGTAGGTCCGGGAAAAGTTTTGGCAGGACTTATAAAAAAAATAAATAAAGAAATTGAAGTAATTAATATTGAGAATATAGAAAATATTTAA
- a CDS encoding beta-ketoacyl-ACP synthase III, whose translation MRVGILGTGSYLPEKVMTNDDLSKFVDTNDEWIRTRTGIRERRIAAENEATSDLAYKAAEKAIENAKIDKNEIDLVIVATMSPDHITPATAAIVQDKLGINAAAFDLSAACTGFVYAFTTGYSFVKSGIYKKVLVIGAETMSRILDWEDRTTCVLFGDGAGAVVLGQIENGGYIASHLVSDGSGAEDVIILAGGSRNPVSKEEIDKREIYFKMKGSDVFKFAVRAFPETVENVLAQGNITADDVDMFIPHQANIRIIESIAKRFKQPLDKFYVNLQRYGNTSGASIPLALDEANKEGKLKKGDKVVMVGFGGGLTYGSILLEWSI comes from the coding sequence ATGAGAGTAGGAATATTGGGAACAGGTTCTTATTTGCCTGAAAAAGTGATGACAAATGATGATTTATCCAAGTTTGTCGACACGAATGATGAATGGATAAGAACAAGAACGGGAATTCGGGAAAGAAGAATTGCCGCAGAAAACGAAGCAACTTCCGATTTGGCTTATAAAGCAGCGGAAAAGGCAATAGAAAATGCAAAAATAGATAAAAATGAGATAGATTTGGTGATAGTGGCGACTATGTCTCCGGATCATATTACTCCCGCAACTGCTGCGATCGTACAGGATAAATTGGGTATAAATGCTGCAGCATTTGATTTGTCGGCTGCATGTACAGGATTTGTCTATGCTTTTACAACAGGATACAGTTTTGTAAAATCGGGTATATATAAAAAAGTGCTTGTAATAGGTGCAGAAACTATGTCGAGAATACTGGATTGGGAAGACAGAACGACGTGTGTGCTGTTCGGAGACGGAGCAGGAGCAGTAGTTCTGGGACAGATCGAAAATGGAGGATATATAGCGAGTCATCTGGTGTCTGACGGTTCAGGAGCGGAAGATGTTATAATTCTTGCAGGGGGCTCAAGAAATCCTGTAAGTAAGGAAGAAATCGATAAAAGAGAGATTTACTTTAAAATGAAAGGAAGCGATGTATTCAAATTTGCAGTGAGAGCTTTCCCTGAAACAGTTGAAAATGTATTAGCTCAGGGGAATATAACTGCAGACGATGTGGATATGTTTATTCCTCATCAGGCGAATATAAGAATTATTGAATCAATAGCTAAAAGATTTAAACAGCCTTTGGATAAATTTTATGTAAATCTTCAAAGATACGGTAATACTTCCGGGGCTTCCATACCGTTGGCTCTGGATGAAGCAAATAAAGAAGGGAAGCTTAAAAAAGGGGATAAAGTAGTAATGGTAGGTTTCGGAGGAGGATTGACTTACGGTTCGATACTTCTTGAATGGTCGATATAA
- the fabF gene encoding beta-ketoacyl-ACP synthase II, with product MKRVVITGIGLITPLGTGKDKTWKRLLDGECGIEKITAFDTTEYPVHIAGEVRDFNPEDYIEKKELKKIGRFSQFAIAASKEALEDAKLEITPENADRVGMIIGSGIGGLEVIEQEIGKLVEKGPKKVSPFYIPAAIANMAAGNASIYLGAKGPNKSVVTACASGTNSIGDAFQTILLGKADVIIAGGTEGTVTPSGIAGFGNLKALSTNPDPKKASRPFTVDRDGFVLGEGAGILVLEELEHAKKRGAKIYAEVVGYGETGDAFHMTAPSDGGEGAARAIKMALEQGNVKPEEVGYINAHGTSTPANDKNETKAIKAAFGDHAYKLAVSSTKGATGHLLGGAGGVEAAFLAMAIDEGVLPPTINQDNPDPECDLYYVPNKAEKREIEVGLSNSLGFGGHNAVIAFRKYKG from the coding sequence ATGAAAAGAGTAGTTATTACGGGGATAGGTCTTATTACTCCGTTAGGTACGGGAAAAGATAAAACATGGAAAAGACTGCTTGACGGAGAATGCGGTATAGAGAAAATTACAGCTTTTGACACTACAGAATATCCTGTTCATATTGCAGGAGAAGTCAGAGATTTTAATCCTGAAGATTATATTGAGAAGAAGGAATTGAAAAAAATAGGAAGATTTTCTCAGTTTGCAATAGCGGCTTCAAAAGAAGCATTGGAAGATGCAAAATTGGAAATTACTCCTGAAAATGCAGACAGAGTAGGAATGATTATAGGTTCGGGAATAGGAGGATTGGAAGTAATTGAGCAGGAAATAGGAAAACTTGTGGAAAAAGGTCCGAAAAAAGTTTCTCCTTTCTATATTCCGGCTGCAATAGCGAATATGGCGGCAGGTAACGCATCTATATATTTAGGAGCGAAAGGTCCTAATAAATCAGTGGTTACTGCATGTGCTTCGGGAACTAACTCTATCGGAGATGCTTTTCAGACAATATTACTTGGGAAAGCCGATGTTATAATAGCCGGAGGAACAGAAGGAACAGTTACTCCGAGCGGAATCGCCGGTTTCGGTAATTTGAAAGCATTGTCGACAAATCCTGATCCGAAAAAAGCTTCAAGACCTTTTACAGTGGACAGGGACGGTTTTGTACTTGGAGAAGGTGCAGGAATACTTGTGTTGGAAGAATTGGAACACGCTAAAAAAAGAGGAGCAAAAATATATGCGGAAGTTGTAGGATACGGAGAAACAGGAGATGCTTTCCATATGACTGCACCGTCTGACGGAGGAGAAGGAGCTGCAAGAGCTATAAAAATGGCTTTGGAACAGGGAAATGTAAAACCTGAAGAAGTAGGCTATATAAATGCTCACGGGACATCGACTCCTGCCAATGATAAAAATGAAACTAAAGCTATAAAAGCAGCTTTCGGAGATCATGCTTATAAATTGGCAGTAAGCTCTACAAAAGGAGCAACAGGACACTTATTGGGAGGTGCAGGAGGAGTAGAGGCGGCATTTCTTGCAATGGCAATAGATGAAGGTGTTTTACCGCCTACAATAAATCAGGATAATCCTGATCCCGAATGTGATTTATACTATGTTCCGAATAAAGCTGAAAAAAGAGAAATAGAAGTAGGACTTTCAAATTCTTTGGGCTTCGGAGGACATAACGCAGTAATTGCTTTCAGAAAATATAAAGGATAA
- a CDS encoding ATP-binding protein: MLVEKLSEGESKTVEYKESVPENSQKYMKTVVAFANGNGGKIVFGVKDKNYEITGIESENIFELMDSITNAVSDSCEPLIIPDITLQTINGKTVIVVEIAAGKQTPYYIKSSGIKKGTYVRVAGTTRLADDYTIKDLLFEGANRSYDQAPADIEITEEEINNFCSKLKEIASKNSNSKSEIKDITKNVLLSWGILTEKNNKIIPSNAYILLAENIENHIKVQCGVFKGKTRAIFVDRREFSGSIINQLEEAYKYVLSKINLGAEINGLYRKDVYEFPVESIREIIANAVVHRNYLEPNDIQIALYDDRLEVTSPGGLPKGVTIDKIKSGYSKVRNRAIANVFAYLEIIEKWGSGIPRIFEEFKKYGLREPELIDFEGDFRINLYRNTGKEQDSKETDIINLTNKETNKANITNKAMELSDTDKNIIESIMKNPFITQNEIASDLNLPMSKVKYYIMKLREKNVIKRNGGRQKGEWEINEENIEYNEKN; this comes from the coding sequence ATGTTAGTTGAGAAATTATCAGAAGGAGAATCAAAAACTGTAGAATATAAAGAGTCAGTTCCCGAAAACAGTCAAAAATATATGAAAACAGTGGTTGCATTCGCAAACGGCAATGGAGGGAAAATAGTTTTCGGTGTTAAAGATAAAAATTATGAAATAACAGGAATAGAGAGTGAAAATATATTTGAACTAATGGACAGTATCACAAATGCTGTGTCAGACAGTTGCGAGCCGTTAATAATTCCTGATATTACTTTACAGACAATAAATGGTAAAACTGTTATTGTAGTGGAAATAGCTGCGGGAAAACAAACACCTTATTATATAAAATCATCAGGAATAAAAAAAGGAACTTATGTTCGTGTAGCAGGAACTACAAGATTGGCAGATGATTACACAATAAAAGATCTTCTTTTTGAAGGAGCAAACAGATCTTATGATCAGGCACCGGCCGACATAGAAATAACCGAAGAAGAAATAAACAATTTTTGCTCCAAATTAAAAGAAATTGCTTCAAAAAATTCTAATAGTAAAAGTGAAATAAAAGATATAACTAAAAATGTATTATTGTCATGGGGAATTTTAACAGAAAAAAACAATAAAATAATTCCTTCAAATGCTTATATTCTTCTGGCAGAAAATATTGAAAATCATATCAAAGTTCAATGCGGAGTTTTTAAAGGCAAAACAAGGGCAATATTTGTAGACAGAAGAGAATTTTCAGGTTCTATTATAAATCAACTGGAAGAAGCTTATAAATATGTATTGAGCAAAATAAATTTAGGAGCTGAAATAAACGGATTGTACAGAAAAGATGTTTACGAATTTCCTGTAGAAAGCATTCGGGAAATCATTGCTAATGCCGTAGTGCACAGAAATTATCTGGAGCCTAACGATATTCAGATAGCACTTTATGACGACAGACTCGAAGTTACATCACCGGGAGGATTGCCTAAAGGCGTAACCATAGATAAGATAAAAAGCGGGTATTCCAAAGTACGTAACCGTGCTATTGCCAATGTGTTCGCTTATCTGGAAATTATTGAAAAATGGGGAAGCGGTATTCCGCGTATATTTGAAGAGTTTAAAAAATACGGACTAAGAGAGCCTGAATTAATAGACTTTGAAGGAGATTTCAGAATAAATCTCTATAGAAATACAGGAAAAGAACAGGATAGCAAAGAAACAGACATAATTAACTTAACTAACAAAGAAACTAACAAAGCTAACATAACTAACAAAGCAATGGAATTAAGTGATACAGACAAAAATATAATTGAAAGCATTATGAAAAATCCTTTTATAACTCAAAATGAGATTGCTTCGGATTTGAATCTTCCGATGAGTAAAGTAAAATATTATATAATGAAATTAAGAGAAAAAAATGTTATCAAACGTAACGGAGGAAGACAAAAAGGAGAATGGGAAATAAATGAAGAAAATATTGAATACAATGAAAAAAATTAG
- the rpmF gene encoding 50S ribosomal protein L32, translated as MAVPKKRTSKAKRNMRRAHDSIKAPNIIVEADGTVRRPHRLNLETGVYRGRQVLSTESPAADSE; from the coding sequence ATGGCAGTACCTAAGAAAAGAACTTCTAAAGCAAAAAGAAACATGAGAAGAGCACATGATTCAATCAAAGCACCTAATATAATAGTTGAAGCTGATGGAACAGTGAGAAGACCTCATAGATTAAATTTGGAAACCGGAGTATACAGAGGTAGACAAGTGTTAAGCACTGAAAGCCCTGCAGCTGATTCCGAATAA
- a CDS encoding DUF3290 family protein, producing MEFYSQGYLQNSKLITDKLIIGAIFVIIIFLLFILTRWFKGSITLKEKQISLLALILVLLFGLSKMSEVQAQNNQEKIYKNTASVIRGLSEKFNVSEDEIYVNTKEITEHTVYKIRDKFYQIHWVDNNILVEEMTVPYVDEIKIFDK from the coding sequence ATGGAATTTTATAGTCAGGGCTATCTTCAAAATAGCAAGTTAATCACAGATAAACTGATCATTGGAGCCATATTCGTGATAATAATATTTTTGCTTTTTATTTTGACACGTTGGTTCAAAGGAAGTATCACTTTGAAAGAAAAACAGATAAGTTTACTTGCACTTATACTGGTACTGTTATTTGGCCTGTCTAAAATGAGTGAAGTTCAGGCTCAAAATAATCAGGAAAAAATATATAAAAATACAGCAAGTGTAATAAGGGGATTATCGGAAAAATTTAATGTTTCCGAAGACGAAATATATGTTAATACAAAAGAAATAACAGAACATACGGTTTATAAGATAAGAGATAAATTTTATCAGATACATTGGGTTGATAATAATATCCTTGTAGAAGAGATGACAGTACCTTATGTAGATGAAATAAAAATATTTGATAAGTAA